Proteins encoded in a region of the Isoalcanivorax pacificus W11-5 genome:
- a CDS encoding winged helix-turn-helix domain-containing protein, giving the protein MTGPKMGPIVPKKGPIRIAMPSTQLGNALFSTTQQRLLALLYGNPHSSFYTNEIARWSQVGKGSISRELERLQAAGILTRFRQGNQMRYQADARCPIFEELRSIVLKTFGMAEPLRTALAPFLPRLAWAVIYGSIARGEDTADSDIDLLLIGDGLLYGEVMAPLLPVEKMLGRTINPTLLTVQEWLARKAAGHSFATRVAAQPTIVLIGEEPEFKDEPARKSDKPGPHR; this is encoded by the coding sequence TTGACCGGTCCCAAAATGGGACCTATCGTTCCCAAAAAAGGACCGATACGGATTGCCATGCCATCCACACAGTTGGGCAACGCCCTCTTCTCCACCACGCAACAGCGTCTTCTGGCGCTGCTGTACGGCAATCCTCACAGCAGCTTTTACACCAATGAGATCGCCCGCTGGTCCCAGGTCGGCAAGGGAAGCATCTCGCGGGAACTTGAGCGCCTGCAGGCTGCGGGCATCCTGACGCGTTTCAGGCAAGGCAATCAGATGCGTTATCAGGCCGATGCCCGCTGCCCGATCTTTGAGGAACTGCGCAGCATTGTGCTCAAGACGTTCGGCATGGCAGAGCCCTTGCGCACCGCACTGGCTCCCTTTTTGCCACGATTGGCCTGGGCCGTTATCTATGGTTCTATCGCCCGGGGTGAGGACACCGCAGACAGCGACATTGATCTGTTGCTGATCGGCGACGGATTACTTTATGGCGAGGTCATGGCGCCATTGCTCCCGGTTGAAAAAATGCTTGGCCGCACCATCAACCCGACGTTGCTCACCGTTCAGGAATGGCTGGCCAGGAAGGCCGCCGGACACAGCTTTGCCACCCGCGTTGCCGCACAGCCAACCATAGTGCTGATCGGCGAGGAACCGGAGTTCAAGGATGAGCCCGCTCGAAAATCTGATAAACCTGGCCCGCACAGGTGA
- a CDS encoding PaaI family thioesterase produces the protein MSDHYGLFTHRIAEPHEPNEEYRVRRALAASLREIQDRLVRLDAPQAMLEQWAAQMATVAEQVRDYPRRGQSAIFQRLYLEQGSHRDVLDAFDHEIMTGLSSSLAPPLSLWLDGDVVRGRANLGLPWQGPPGRVHGGVVALMLDILMAKTQDMVEGIGMTGTLNIRYQAGTPLKTDIDMEARIQRLDGRKLFVEGLFFVGGEQVVRAEGVWICARGDYRWREGFPLRQQEVS, from the coding sequence TTGAGCGACCACTACGGCCTGTTCACCCACCGTATCGCCGAACCCCACGAACCGAATGAGGAATACCGCGTGCGCCGCGCCCTGGCCGCCTCGCTGCGCGAGATCCAGGACCGTCTGGTGCGCCTGGATGCCCCGCAGGCCATGCTGGAGCAATGGGCGGCGCAGATGGCCACGGTGGCCGAGCAGGTGCGCGATTATCCCCGCCGGGGCCAGAGCGCCATCTTCCAGCGCCTGTACCTGGAGCAGGGCAGCCACCGCGATGTGCTGGATGCCTTCGACCACGAGATCATGACCGGCCTGTCGTCGTCGCTGGCGCCGCCGCTGAGCCTCTGGCTTGACGGCGATGTGGTGCGCGGCCGCGCCAACCTGGGCCTGCCCTGGCAGGGCCCGCCGGGCCGTGTGCACGGTGGCGTGGTGGCGCTGATGCTGGATATCCTGATGGCCAAGACTCAGGACATGGTCGAGGGCATCGGCATGACCGGCACGCTGAATATCCGCTACCAGGCCGGCACGCCGCTGAAAACCGATATCGACATGGAAGCCCGTATCCAGCGCCTGGATGGCCGCAAGCTGTTTGTCGAAGGGCTGTTCTTTGTCGGCGGCGAACAGGTGGTGCGTGCCGAAGGTGTGTGGATCTGCGCCCGGGGTGATTACCGCTGGCGCGAGGGCTTCCCGCTGCGGCAGCAAGAGGTGTCATGA
- a CDS encoding YqfO family protein codes for MTNTVYKLCFYVPETHVEEVKNAVFEAGAGRIGDYDCCAFQTLGEGQFRPLDGSRPFLGEQGRVERVAEYKVEMICLESQLRAALAALRLAHPYEEPAIDLWPLTPLPDSPA; via the coding sequence ATGACCAACACCGTCTACAAACTCTGCTTCTATGTGCCGGAAACGCACGTCGAAGAGGTGAAGAACGCGGTCTTCGAGGCGGGTGCCGGGCGCATTGGCGACTACGACTGTTGCGCCTTCCAGACCCTCGGTGAAGGCCAGTTCCGGCCATTGGACGGCAGCCGGCCGTTTCTCGGCGAGCAGGGCAGGGTAGAGCGGGTGGCGGAGTACAAGGTGGAGATGATCTGCCTGGAAAGCCAGCTGCGTGCTGCCCTGGCAGCGCTGCGTCTGGCGCATCCTTATGAAGAGCCGGCGATCGATCTGTGGCCCCTGACGCCGCTGCCGGACAGCCCCGCCTGA
- the zigA gene encoding zinc metallochaperone GTPase ZigA gives MSLPVSRLPVTVLSGFLGAGKTTLLNHILNNREQRRVAVIVNDMSEINIDASLVRGEVTLNRAEEKLVEMSNGCICCTLREDLLREVRALAEAGRFDYLVIESTGISEPLPVAETFTFADEDGVSLADVSRLDTLVTVVDAVNFLADFHAARALQETGESLGEEDERNVADLLVDQIEFCDVLVLSKTDLITTEALEELTGILRSLNPDARIVPAVMGKVPLDAVLDTGRFSFERAAAAPGWLREMRGEHVPETEEYGIRSTHYLARRPFHPQRFYDFLHRTWDNGRLLRSKGYFWLASRPQFAGQWSQAGGIARHSPAGMFWKAVPEERWPDDPETLAMIREKWMEPFGDMRQELVFIGQQLDIGRLHAELDACLLDDDDLLAGQAHWKNLPDPFPVWYE, from the coding sequence ATGTCCCTGCCTGTATCCCGTCTGCCCGTCACGGTGCTGTCCGGTTTTCTCGGCGCCGGCAAGACCACCCTGCTCAACCATATCCTCAACAACCGCGAACAGCGTCGTGTGGCGGTGATCGTCAACGACATGAGCGAGATCAATATCGACGCCAGCCTGGTGCGCGGCGAAGTCACGCTCAACCGTGCCGAAGAAAAACTGGTCGAAATGAGCAACGGCTGTATCTGCTGCACCCTGCGTGAAGACCTGCTGCGCGAAGTGCGCGCGCTGGCGGAGGCGGGCAGGTTTGATTATCTGGTGATCGAATCCACCGGCATTTCCGAACCCTTGCCGGTGGCCGAGACCTTTACCTTCGCCGACGAAGACGGCGTCAGCCTGGCCGATGTCTCGCGCCTGGACACGCTGGTGACGGTGGTGGATGCCGTCAACTTCCTGGCCGATTTCCATGCCGCCCGCGCGTTGCAGGAAACCGGCGAATCACTGGGTGAAGAAGATGAGCGCAACGTCGCCGACCTGCTGGTGGACCAGATCGAATTCTGTGATGTGCTGGTATTGAGCAAGACCGATCTGATCACCACCGAGGCGCTGGAAGAACTGACCGGCATCCTGCGCAGCCTCAACCCGGATGCCCGTATCGTGCCTGCCGTGATGGGCAAGGTGCCGCTGGATGCCGTGCTGGATACCGGCCGCTTCAGCTTTGAGCGCGCTGCTGCCGCGCCGGGCTGGCTGCGCGAAATGCGGGGCGAGCATGTGCCGGAAACCGAAGAGTACGGCATCCGCAGCACCCACTATCTGGCGCGCCGCCCGTTCCATCCGCAGCGGTTTTATGATTTCCTGCACCGCACCTGGGACAATGGCCGCCTGCTGCGCTCGAAAGGCTACTTCTGGCTGGCCAGCCGCCCGCAATTTGCCGGACAGTGGAGCCAGGCCGGCGGTATTGCCCGGCACAGCCCGGCCGGCATGTTCTGGAAGGCGGTGCCCGAGGAGCGTTGGCCGGATGATCCGGAAACGCTGGCGATGATCCGCGAAAAATGGATGGAGCCGTTCGGCGACATGCGCCAGGAACTGGTCTTCATCGGTCAGCAACTGGACATCGGGCGCCTGCATGCGGAACTGGATGCCTGCCTGCTGGACGACGACGATCTGCTGGCCGGCCAGGCGCACTGGAAAAACCTGCCGGACCCGTTCCCGGTGTGGTACGAGTAA
- a CDS encoding transcriptional repressor, whose product MVSTEQALAQAEQQCQQQGARFTAARRRVLAILLAQPQPQTAYQILDLLRAEQPGAQPPTVYRALDFLLRHALVHRIESTNSYLACNSPHTHDDDAGHHWPQFLLCDACGDTREVPLASELRQALARQANEYGFHIGQRPLEVHGLCPRCQGGQ is encoded by the coding sequence ATGGTCAGTACGGAACAGGCGCTGGCACAGGCCGAACAGCAATGCCAGCAGCAGGGCGCGCGCTTCACCGCCGCGCGACGTCGCGTGCTGGCGATCCTGCTGGCGCAGCCACAGCCACAGACCGCCTACCAGATCCTCGACCTGCTGCGCGCCGAACAACCCGGTGCGCAGCCCCCGACCGTGTACCGGGCGCTGGATTTTCTGCTGCGTCATGCGCTGGTGCACCGCATCGAGTCCACCAACAGCTACCTCGCCTGCAACAGCCCGCACACCCACGATGACGATGCCGGGCACCACTGGCCGCAGTTTCTGCTGTGCGATGCCTGCGGCGACACCCGCGAGGTGCCCCTGGCCAGTGAGCTGCGCCAGGCACTGGCGCGGCAGGCGAATGAATACGGTTTCCACATTGGTCAGCGTCCGCTGGAAGTGCACGGCCTGTGCCCCCGTTGCCAGGGCGGCCAGTGA
- a CDS encoding CobW family GTP-binding protein, which produces MSDTWRAEGLPVNLITGMLGAGKTTLIRHLTTRTRRRWGVLVNEFGDIGLDGDWLRHDDVTVREVAGGCMGCTAAVTLRVTLNRLIREARPAHLLIEPTGLGHPAELLKLLRDPLYQGVLEPGATLCLVDARRLSETRFVASPLWQQQLASADVLVGTKQELWGDEAMKHWRALVTARGVPSVTVTQGALDAAWLAAPVSTRQVFVPTGEEQWDAHGWTLPDHWRVSEAALRGWLASFEWERIKGELAGVDAPGWRLDAVAEEVTLTPLATRPASRIQVIVRERGHWPAWQAQLLAAGQP; this is translated from the coding sequence GTGAGCGACACCTGGCGCGCCGAAGGCCTACCCGTCAACCTGATTACCGGCATGCTCGGTGCCGGCAAGACCACCCTGATCCGCCATCTCACCACCCGTACCCGGCGGCGCTGGGGCGTGCTGGTCAATGAATTCGGTGACATCGGCCTGGACGGCGACTGGCTGCGTCACGATGACGTGACCGTCCGCGAGGTGGCGGGGGGCTGCATGGGCTGTACTGCGGCCGTGACGTTGCGGGTCACGCTGAACCGGTTGATCCGCGAAGCGCGGCCGGCACATCTGCTGATCGAACCCACCGGCCTGGGCCATCCCGCCGAGTTGCTGAAACTGTTGCGCGATCCGCTCTATCAGGGCGTGCTCGAACCGGGCGCGACCCTGTGCCTGGTGGATGCGCGCCGGTTGTCGGAGACACGGTTTGTCGCCTCACCACTGTGGCAGCAGCAACTGGCGTCGGCCGATGTATTGGTTGGCACCAAGCAGGAACTGTGGGGTGATGAGGCCATGAAGCACTGGCGGGCGCTGGTGACAGCGCGCGGCGTGCCGTCCGTCACGGTCACTCAGGGGGCGCTTGACGCTGCCTGGCTGGCGGCGCCGGTCAGCACCCGGCAGGTGTTCGTGCCCACTGGCGAGGAACAATGGGATGCGCACGGCTGGACGTTGCCCGACCACTGGCGCGTGAGCGAAGCGGCTTTGCGGGGCTGGCTTGCCTCGTTCGAGTGGGAGCGCATCAAGGGAGAGCTGGCGGGTGTCGACGCGCCGGGCTGGCGGCTGGATGCCGTGGCAGAAGAAGTGACACTCACACCGCTGGCCACGCGCCCGGCCAGCCGCATCCAGGTGATCGTGCGCGAGCGCGGTCACTGGCCGGCCTGGCAGGCGCAATTGTTGGCGGCGGGGCAACCCTAG
- a CDS encoding NUDIX hydrolase gives MKFCSHCGSDQLRFDIPEGDNRPRYWCPACQTIHYQNPKIVVGALPVWEGRILLCKRAIHPRAGYWTLPAGFMENGETLQEGAARETWEEACATVNISDLYTVFNLPHIYQVYVFFLGELADGKFGVGDESSDAGLFLPEEIPWDELAFPTITRTLKFYLQDMKTGDFPIRVQDIAPLGTPKPKLEP, from the coding sequence ATGAAGTTCTGCAGCCATTGCGGCAGCGACCAGCTCCGCTTCGATATTCCCGAAGGCGACAACCGGCCACGCTACTGGTGTCCGGCCTGCCAGACCATTCATTACCAGAACCCGAAGATCGTGGTCGGCGCCCTGCCGGTGTGGGAGGGACGCATCCTGCTGTGCAAGCGGGCCATTCATCCGCGCGCCGGCTACTGGACACTGCCGGCCGGTTTCATGGAAAACGGCGAGACATTGCAGGAAGGCGCCGCCCGGGAAACCTGGGAGGAAGCCTGCGCCACGGTCAACATCAGCGACCTGTACACGGTGTTCAATCTGCCGCACATCTACCAGGTGTATGTGTTTTTTCTCGGCGAACTGGCCGACGGCAAGTTCGGTGTCGGTGACGAATCGTCCGATGCCGGGCTGTTCCTGCCGGAAGAGATTCCCTGGGATGAACTGGCGTTTCCGACCATCACCCGCACGCTGAAGTTCTATCTGCAGGACATGAAGACCGGCGATTTCCCGATCCGCGTGCAGGACATTGCGCCGCTGGGCACGCCGAAGCCAAAGCTGGAGCCTTGA
- a CDS encoding CoA pyrophosphatase: MIDILKQRLQDYRLRELPVHLPEAAVLMPLTDEPEPELILTVRSAAMPTHAGEVAFPGGKRDPGDRNLLATALRESREEVGLLPQEVKVLGQLSPLPSRYGMKVTPFVGLVLPDVELIAEPGEIASIFRVPLAFFLDARPELSPPFDVFGKRLRMPSYYYEDKRIWGLTAFMILDLLNHAFDAGIHYELDDPE; the protein is encoded by the coding sequence GTGATTGATATCCTGAAACAGCGCCTGCAGGACTACCGCCTGCGCGAACTGCCGGTGCATCTGCCCGAGGCGGCGGTATTGATGCCGTTGACCGACGAGCCGGAACCTGAACTGATCCTGACCGTGCGCTCCGCCGCCATGCCGACCCATGCCGGCGAAGTGGCCTTCCCCGGTGGCAAACGTGACCCGGGCGACCGTAACCTGCTGGCCACCGCGCTGCGCGAATCCCGCGAAGAAGTCGGCCTGTTGCCGCAGGAAGTGAAAGTGCTCGGTCAATTGTCACCGCTGCCGTCCCGTTACGGCATGAAGGTGACGCCGTTCGTGGGGCTGGTGCTGCCGGACGTGGAACTGATCGCCGAGCCCGGCGAAATCGCCTCCATCTTCCGCGTGCCGCTGGCGTTCTTTCTTGATGCCCGCCCGGAACTGTCCCCGCCCTTTGATGTGTTTGGCAAACGCCTGCGCATGCCGAGTTATTATTACGAAGACAAACGGATCTGGGGCCTGACCGCTTTCATGATCCTCGATCTGCTCAATCACGCATTCGACGCCGGTATCCACTACGAGCTGGATGACCCGGAGTAA
- a CDS encoding gamma carbonic anhydrase family protein, producing MIYTIDGRRLETRGEYWIADNATVIGSVVLGDKASIWFNAVLRADNDTITIGDETNIQDGAVLHVDPGVPLTIGRNVTVGHKVMLHGCTIGDNTLIGINAVVLNRAKIGSHCIIGANALVPEGMEIPDNSLVMGSPAKVVKEISDGHKAMITMGGMHYVAHAKHFATELKPDERFHD from the coding sequence GTGATCTACACCATCGATGGCCGCCGTCTGGAAACCCGTGGCGAATACTGGATCGCCGACAACGCCACCGTGATCGGTTCCGTGGTGCTGGGCGACAAGGCCAGCATCTGGTTCAACGCCGTGCTGCGTGCTGACAATGACACCATCACCATCGGCGACGAAACCAATATCCAGGACGGTGCCGTCCTGCACGTGGACCCCGGCGTGCCGCTGACCATCGGCCGCAACGTCACCGTCGGCCACAAAGTGATGCTGCACGGCTGCACCATCGGCGACAACACGCTGATCGGCATCAACGCCGTGGTGCTCAACCGCGCAAAAATCGGCAGCCATTGCATCATCGGCGCCAATGCCCTGGTGCCCGAAGGCATGGAAATCCCGGATAACTCGCTGGTGATGGGCTCGCCCGCCAAAGTGGTGAAGGAAATCAGCGATGGCCACAAGGCGATGATTACCATGGGGGGCATGCACTACGTCGCACACGCAAAACACTTCGCGACCGAACTCAAACCCGACGAGCGCTTCCATGACTGA
- a CDS encoding DUF1289 domain-containing protein, with the protein MTDTVASPCVSICALDGDDICVGCFRTGQEISRWGLLPASRQREVLARCQQRMFGHPAACVVDEMKQAGQG; encoded by the coding sequence ATGACTGATACCGTGGCCTCGCCCTGCGTCAGCATCTGCGCCCTGGATGGCGACGACATCTGCGTGGGCTGCTTCCGCACCGGCCAGGAAATCAGCCGCTGGGGCCTGCTGCCGGCCTCGCGCCAGCGGGAAGTGCTGGCGCGTTGCCAACAGCGCATGTTCGGCCACCCGGCCGCCTGCGTGGTGGATGAAATGAAGCAGGCGGGGCAGGGATGA